A genome region from Euphorbia lathyris chromosome 4, ddEupLath1.1, whole genome shotgun sequence includes the following:
- the LOC136226366 gene encoding protein phosphatase 2C 37-like, with product MAGICCGVVSESETAAPVVEPSSRASRRRRLELRPFKVVANSAVQPPSENGRKRQKIDLFPLLSEPLARDCNNAEENCKSSGDMCRESKRKETTTRETNETFDSKHQSGTGSSVSAKSDRVLVEESPKYGMTSVCGRRRDMEDAVSIQTKFTTEKSSFFGVFDGHGCSHVALKCKDRLHDILKEEIESSEEIESVEWKGTMERSFAKMDKEVEERCNDDEEAKCRCELQTPQCDAVGSTAVVAVVTPDKIVVSNCGDSRAVLCRNGAAIPLSTDHKPDRPDELLRIQATGGRVIYWDGARVLGVLAMSRAIGDNYLKPYVIPEPEVMVMDRTADDECLILASDGLWDVVSNETACGVARMCLRQQRPPSPPGSPDSDTAVSSGSVESSNKACADASILLTKLALARHSTDNVSVVVVDLRRNKQ from the exons ATGGCTGGAATTTGCTGTGGAGTTGTTAGTGAAAGTGAGACAGCTGCTCCAGTAGTTGAGCCAAGCTCCCGAGCTTCAAGGCGGAGGAGATTAGAGCTTCGTCCCTTCAAGGTCGTGGCCAATTCGGCAGTTCAACCACCGTCTGAGAACGGCCGGAAACGACAGAAGATTGATCTGTTTCCTCTTCTTTCGGAGCCTCTAGCACGTGACTGCAATAACGCAGAAGAGAATTGCAAATCGAGCGGAGATATGTGTAGAGaaagtaaaaggaaagaaaCTACAACACGAGAGACTAACGAGACTTTCGATTCTAAGCATCAATCTGGAACAGGTAGCTCAGTTTCTGCAAAATCAGATCGCGTATTGGTAGAGGAATCTCCGAAGTATGGTATGACTTCGGTTTGTGGTAGAAGAAGAGATATGGAAGACGCTGTTTCAATACAAACGAAATTTACCACGGAGAAATCGTCGTTCTTCGGTGTATTTGATGGCCACGGTTGTTCTCAT GTGGCTCTGAAGTGTAAAGATCGGTTGCACGATATATTGAAAGAAGAAATCGAAAGTTCTGAAGAAATTGAATCCGTGGAGTGGAAAGGAACTATGGAGAGAAGTTTTGCGAAAATGGACAAAGAGGTGGAGGAACGATGcaatgatgatgaagaagctAAATGCCGGTGTGAGCTTCAGACTCCACAGTGTGACGCCGTTGGATCTACTGCCGTTGTTGCAGTTGTAACGCCGGATAAAATCGTTGTTTCTAATTGCGGTGACTCACGAGCGGTGCTCTGCCGTAACGGTGCTGCTATTCCTCTTTCAACTGATCATAAG CCTGATCGCCCCGATGAATTGCTCCGAATCCAAGCCACCGGTGGCCGCGTAATCTACTGGGACGGAGCAAGAGTCCTTGGAGTTTTGGCAATGTCCAGAGCAATTG GTGATAATTATTTGAAACCATATGTTATACCGGAACCGGAAGTAATGGTGATGGATCGGACGGCGGACGACGAGTGTCTTATACTGGCCAGCGATGGCCTGTGGGATGTGGTGTCAAATGAAACCGCATGTGGAGTTGCGCGAATGTGCTTGCGTCAACAGAGACCACCGTCTCCACCAGGCTCTCCGGACAGCGATACCGCCGTGAGCAGTGGTTCTGTTGAGAGCTCCAATAAGGCGTGCGCGGATGCTTCAATACTACTTACTAAACTGGCCTTGGCCAGGCATAGTACGGACAATGTTAGCGTCGTGGTTGTTGATTTAAGAAGAAACAAGCAATAA